From a region of the [Eubacterium] eligens ATCC 27750 genome:
- a CDS encoding acetyl-CoA carboxylase carboxyltransferase subunit alpha, producing the protein MMTNENLSVYDRICRTRKSGRATASDYINATITDFVELHGDRCFADDHAIVGGIGRLNGKPVTVIGIEKGRDLNERLLRNFGCVLPEGYRKALRLIKQAEKFHRPVICFVDTQGANCGKGAEERGQGQAIANNLYELTDVKTPIISVMIGEGGSGGALALAVADEVWMLENAYYSVITPESCASILFKDPKRAPEAAEHLKLTASDLNKMGIVEKVVEEPEDFSEEKETSHFMKKLADDLSKEIKQLEKKPVDKLLDDRYEKYRKIGRYSEYSEAVGEVPGAAQLLGVSQAPARKRRGLFGRG; encoded by the coding sequence ATCATGACAAACGAGAATTTAAGTGTTTATGACAGAATCTGCCGTACAAGAAAGAGCGGCAGAGCAACTGCATCGGATTATATAAATGCTACAATAACTGATTTTGTAGAACTTCACGGTGACAGATGCTTTGCAGACGACCATGCCATTGTTGGAGGTATCGGACGACTTAACGGAAAGCCTGTAACTGTAATCGGAATTGAAAAAGGAAGAGATTTAAACGAAAGACTTTTAAGGAATTTTGGCTGCGTTCTTCCAGAAGGATACAGAAAAGCATTAAGACTTATAAAGCAGGCTGAAAAGTTCCACAGACCTGTTATCTGTTTTGTTGATACACAGGGTGCTAACTGCGGTAAGGGCGCAGAAGAAAGAGGACAGGGACAGGCAATCGCCAACAACCTGTATGAGCTTACAGATGTTAAGACACCTATTATATCAGTAATGATTGGTGAAGGCGGGAGCGGCGGCGCACTTGCACTTGCTGTTGCGGATGAAGTATGGATGCTTGAAAATGCATATTATTCAGTAATCACACCTGAGTCATGTGCAAGTATTCTATTCAAAGATCCTAAGAGAGCGCCAGAGGCAGCAGAACATCTCAAGCTTACAGCATCAGACCTTAATAAAATGGGTATTGTAGAAAAGGTTGTTGAAGAACCGGAAGATTTTTCAGAAGAGAAAGAAACATCACATTTTATGAAAAAGCTTGCTGACGACCTTTCAAAAGAAATAAAGCAGTTAGAGAAGAAGCCGGTTGATAAGCTTCTTGATGACAGATATGAGAAATACAGAAAAATAGGCCGTTACAGCGAATACAGTGAGGCAGTAGGAGAGGTTCCTGGAGCAGCACAGTTACTTGGTGTATCACAGGCTCCTGCAAGAAAGAGAAGAGGATTATTTGGACGTGGCTAA
- a CDS encoding acetyl-CoA carboxylase carboxyl transferase subunit beta yields the protein MTVKCNKCKEEINKEDLEKNYYICPLCGKLNRMPAKNRLQMLTEKFDVMFNDQEFTDPIDFPSYKEKYESAREKSGETEGVVCGRGTIGGNDTCIFIMEPNFMMGSMGTVVGDRITALFEYATKNRLPVIGYTVSGGARMQEGALSLMQMAKVSAAAKRHSDAGLLYVVCTTDPTMGGATASFAMLGDIIISEPGAMIGFAGKRVVEQVTGEVLPDNFQSAEFQLKNGFIDDIVPRQEQRAYLANILAIHAETVSA from the coding sequence AATGTAAAGAAGAAATCAATAAAGAGGATTTGGAGAAGAATTACTACATATGCCCGTTATGCGGGAAGCTAAATCGTATGCCGGCAAAGAACAGACTTCAGATGCTTACAGAAAAGTTTGATGTAATGTTTAATGATCAGGAATTTACAGATCCTATTGATTTTCCATCATACAAGGAAAAGTATGAGTCTGCCAGAGAAAAGAGCGGTGAGACAGAGGGCGTTGTATGCGGCAGAGGAACTATCGGTGGGAATGATACATGTATATTCATTATGGAGCCTAACTTCATGATGGGTTCTATGGGAACAGTTGTTGGGGACAGAATTACAGCACTTTTTGAATATGCTACAAAGAACAGACTTCCGGTTATCGGATATACAGTTTCAGGTGGTGCAAGAATGCAGGAGGGTGCACTGTCACTTATGCAGATGGCAAAGGTTTCAGCAGCAGCCAAGAGACATAGTGACGCAGGACTCTTATATGTTGTATGTACAACAGACCCTACAATGGGCGGTGCTACAGCAAGCTTTGCAATGCTTGGAGATATAATCATATCTGAACCGGGTGCAATGATTGGATTTGCAGGAAAGCGAGTAGTAGAGCAGGTTACAGGTGAAGTGCTTCCGGATAATTTCCAGAGCGCAGAGTTCCAGTTAAAGAACGGATTTATAGATGATATCGTGCCAAGACAGGAACAGAGGGCATATCTTGCTAACATTCTTGCAATACATGCAGAAACAGTAAGTGCATAA